TTTTGGAAGATTGAACTTTGATTATGCAGATAAATATTTACTAACGTTTACAGCAAGACGAGACGGTTCTTCTAGTTTTAGTAAGAACTACAAATATGGAACTTTTCCTTCTGGAGCAATTGGATGGAATATTAGTAAAGAAAACTTCTTAAAAGACAATAAGACGGTTTCAAACTTAAAATTGAGAGCTAGTTATGGAGCAACAGGAAACCCTTCAATTGGCGCCTACTCTACTCTTTCTAGATTCTCTGAAATATATTATGTAAGCGGTGATGTGATTACCAATGCGGTTCAGCTGACTTCATTAGACAATCCGAACTTAAAATGGGAAACCTCTTATCAGCAGGATTACGGAATTGATTTAGGTTTATTTGATAACAGAATCAGTATCACAGCAGATTATTATAAAACAATTACCAAGGATCTATTGTTTAACAGACCTTTACCAGGAATTTCTGGAATTGCTTCTCAGCTTCAAAACGTGCGTGAATTAGAAAATAAAGGATGGGAATTGGGTATTAATACCAGAAACTTTATTGGAGCCGATTTTACTTGGTCAACAAACTTTAATATTTCTTCAAACAAAAACAAAGTTTTAAAATTGGCTGATAACAAAGATCTTTTAATCAACTCTGCTCCAGGGCATTTCTTAGCTACTGAATCGCAGATTTTAAGAGTTGGACAACCTGTTGGTTCTTTCTTCGGATTCATTTATGACGGCGTAATTCAGCAAGGTGAAGCAATTTTACCAGGAAACTTTGAAACTGTTGCAGGTGGTGAAAAATTTAGAGATGTAAATGGCGACGGAAAACTGGATTCTCAAGATAAAACAATCATCGGAAATCCAAACCCAGATTTCATCTTCGGATTCAACAATGATTTCACTTATAAAAATCTTGATCTGAATATCTTCTTTCAAGGTTCGCAAGGAGGTCAAATCTTAAACTATACTTTGATGGAATTAGCTTCTGGAAATAACAACGCTACAACTGAAGTTTTAGATGCTTGGACTCCAACCCACACTGATACAAATGTTCCTGCAAATGCGGCAAGAACCAAAAGAATCACTTCAAGATTTGTTTATGATGGAAGTTATATCCGTTTAAAAAACATCTCTATAGGATACAGTTTAGATGAAAAAATTGTTTCGAAAATGGGATTAAGCAAAGTTCGTTTTTACATCAGTGCGCAAAACCTTTGGACGATTACAGATTATCCAGGTACCGACCCAGAAACAAACTACTTAAACGATTCGAATTCTAGAAGTAATACTTATTTAGGGTTGGATTACGGAGGATATCCAAACGTAAGAACATTTACAGCAGGATTCAATTTAAAATTTTAATCTAAAACCACTATGAAAAAATATATAGCTCTTCTTTGCTTAGGAACAATGACTTTTTTCAGCTGTTCTGATCTAGAAGAAAAACCAGTAGGAATTATTCGTCCAGACAACTTTTTTAATAATACAGATGATTTGCAGGCCGCAGTAAATGGCGCTTTTGCCAATATTGGCCACAATAATTATTGGGGAAGAGAATTTACAATTGCCCTTATGCTTCGTGACGACATGTCTGATATTGGCGACAGAACAACACAAGCAGCTCGTATCGATGTAAACGACATGTCTATGAACGATACCAACGCTCTTGTGGCAAACTTTTGGCCTCAATCGTATGTAATTATCACTGCAGCAAATCAAGCGATTGAAGGTGCTAAGAAAACACCTGGAGATCCTGCAAAAGTAAATGCTATTGTCGCTCAGGCTTATTTTGCAAGAGCTTTTGCTTATTATCATTTAGTACGCCTTTTTGGCGATATTCCTTACGTTGATTTTGTGGTAAACGATGTTAGTCAGATAAATTCTATTGGTAAAACAAAAGAAGCTGATGTTTATCCAAAAATTATTGCCGATTTAGAATTTGCGAAACAATGGCTGGACGATAAACCAAAAGTAAAGGCCGTTCCAGGAAAAGGTACAGCAGCAGGTTATTTAGCTTCTGTTTATTTGACTTTAGGAAATTTTCAAAAAGCATATGATGAAGCCAAATATGTGATTACAAACGAAGCGAAATTTGGTTTAGGTCTTGATGCTGATTTTCAGGATTTGTTCAATGCTACCAAAACAGCTTCATTAAAAGAGCCACTTTTTACAATCGACTTTAACAACTTAACCTCTGGAAATTACGGTCAGGATTATACGGCGTTTTTTACAGGATCATTAAAAGATGACAGTTATAGCTACGGACAAGGATTCTCTGTTGCCGTGCCGTCTTTAAAAGTTTTTAATACTTGGGATCAGAGGGATTATAGAAGAGCGGTAAGTTTTGATACCATCATTAGAAAGAAAACAGGACCAGGAGGAGCTTTGCAAGTGTATCCTTCAAGCGATAATGAGAAAGCGCCTCGTCCGCACATTGCTAAATATTTCCGCTTTCCAGGAAAAGCAGGTGCTAACGGAAGAACTTCTCAGCACAATTATATCACAATGCGTTTTGCAGAAGTTTTATTAACTGCAGCTGAAGCTTTAAACGAAATTAATCCGGGAACAACAGAAGCTGATGGTTATGTAAACCGTGTTCGTGCCAGAGCAAGAAATAAAGCAGGAAAATTAGTTTCGTTTCCAGCAAACGTAACTCCTGGGCTTTCTCAGTCAGATTTTAGAAAAATGGTTATTGATGAAAGAAGATTAGAACTGGCTTTTGAATATGTAAGATGGTACGACATTAAACGATTAAAAATCGGACCAGAAGTATTCGGACCAAATGGTCTAGAACCGCATGCTAATTTTGATCCAAACAGAGATTATCTATGGCCATTGCCAGGAACAGAATTGGCTATTAATCCGAATCTAAAACCAAATAATCTTGGTTATTAATATTGCACGCGGATAAAACGGATTTGCTATCGCAAAAACGCTGATTTTGCATGGATTTTTTCTCTCGCAGATCTCACAGATTTGGCTGATTTTTACTTCACGCAGATTAAATTGCTTTTTAATTTAATTTGCTCAAACTGTAAAATCTGCGGAAACAATTATTCGTGGCGTAATAAAAAAAATCCGTATAAATCCGCGTTTTCGCGATAGCGAATCTGTCAAATCCGCGTCTAAAAATTACGATCACAAAATATTTAATATGAAGAATGTCAGTTTCATTTCTTTAATTCTTGGGTTTGCATCGCTGTTAACAGCGTGCAAATCCGGAATTAATACTCACACAAAAACTACCTCTGCAGCGACAGAAAAACTGGAAACGCGTTACAAAATGTTGCTCGATTATCCAGTCGATTCGATGTCTATGCCTAGAAGTATGAATATAAAAACTCTTGAAATTCGCAAAGTGCCGTCGAGAGATTGGACAAGCGGTTTTTTTGCTGGAAATCTTTGGCAATTGTACCGACTTACAGGCGATTCAAAATATAAAGAACAAGCTCAAAAATGGACTCCTTTCAGCAAAAAAGAAAGTGTCAACAGTAATTCGCATGATGTAGGTTTTAAAGTGTTTTGCAGTTTTGGAGAAGCTCTAAAAGTGGAAAACAAGAAAGAGTACGAAGCGGTAATTATTAAAGGCGCTGAAACTTTGTGTACAAGGTTCAATCCAAAAGTGGGTTCGATTCGTTCTTGGGATTTCAACAAGGAAATTTGGGATTATCCTGTAATCATCGACAATATGATGAATCTGGAATTGCTTTTTGAAGCTTCAAAGTTATCTGGAAACAATAAATACCGTGATGTCGCTATCAAACACGCCAATACGACTTTAAAAAACCAGTTT
The Flavobacterium humidisoli DNA segment above includes these coding regions:
- a CDS encoding glycoside hydrolase family 88 protein, coding for MKNVSFISLILGFASLLTACKSGINTHTKTTSAATEKLETRYKMLLDYPVDSMSMPRSMNIKTLEIRKVPSRDWTSGFFAGNLWQLYRLTGDSKYKEQAQKWTPFSKKESVNSNSHDVGFKVFCSFGEALKVENKKEYEAVIIKGAETLCTRFNPKVGSIRSWDFNKEIWDYPVIIDNMMNLELLFEASKLSGNNKYRDVAIKHANTTLKNQFRADNSCYHVIDYNPNTGEVRKKTTLQGYNDDSVWARGQGWAVYGFTMSYRYTKDPAYLKQAEATAKFFMTNKNLPEDGIPYWDFKDPSIPNAARDVSAAMVMTSALYELYGYTKNDAYLAFADKMMASVQTDKYILDTTIKAPFLFDHSTGNWPKHDEIDEPIIYADYYFLEALIKVQRLKGSK
- a CDS encoding RagB/SusD family nutrient uptake outer membrane protein translates to MKKYIALLCLGTMTFFSCSDLEEKPVGIIRPDNFFNNTDDLQAAVNGAFANIGHNNYWGREFTIALMLRDDMSDIGDRTTQAARIDVNDMSMNDTNALVANFWPQSYVIITAANQAIEGAKKTPGDPAKVNAIVAQAYFARAFAYYHLVRLFGDIPYVDFVVNDVSQINSIGKTKEADVYPKIIADLEFAKQWLDDKPKVKAVPGKGTAAGYLASVYLTLGNFQKAYDEAKYVITNEAKFGLGLDADFQDLFNATKTASLKEPLFTIDFNNLTSGNYGQDYTAFFTGSLKDDSYSYGQGFSVAVPSLKVFNTWDQRDYRRAVSFDTIIRKKTGPGGALQVYPSSDNEKAPRPHIAKYFRFPGKAGANGRTSQHNYITMRFAEVLLTAAEALNEINPGTTEADGYVNRVRARARNKAGKLVSFPANVTPGLSQSDFRKMVIDERRLELAFEYVRWYDIKRLKIGPEVFGPNGLEPHANFDPNRDYLWPLPGTELAINPNLKPNNLGY